ACTACACCGAGCTCACGCACCTCTCGACCATCTACACGCTAGCCGGTGCCAAGCTCGTGGACGTAGCCGCCACGCTGGAGGCCGTCGAGGCAGCGCTTGCGGGCGTTCGGCGGGCGCGGCGCCTGGGTTCCGCCTGGCTCCCGCAGCCGCCGGTGCCGCTGGTGATGGTGAGCGTCGGCAATGACGACGATCCCCACGTGCAGGTCGCCGTGCAGGACGAATCCAAGTGCACCCAGGTGTGCCCCTTCTGCAAGCACGCCTGCCCGCACGAGGCCATCGACGAGGAACTGCACATCATCCAGAACCGCTGCGTCGGCTGCACCGACTGCGTCGCGGCGTGCCCGGAGGATGCCATCCGCATGGAGCGCGTGGGCTTCGACGTGCCGCTTCACGAGTTGTGGGATGCCGGCGCCCGCGCGCTGGAGCTCCACATCGGCTCCGGCGAGGGCTACGAGCGCTGGGAGGAGCCGGTGCGCAAGTGGTGCGACAAGGGGGGCCTCTTCTCCCTGTCCATCAATGCCGTGCAGATGGCGCCCCGCAAGGCCATCTCCGTCGCCAAGAAGATCCAGAAGTGGATCGACAGCCCCATCATCGTCCAGGCGGACGGCAAGCCCATCAGCGGCGAGCCGGGCGAGGCGTCCACCACGCCCGCCGTGGAGTTCGCCGCCAAGCTCATCGCGGGCGGCGTCCAGCACGTGCAGTGCGCGGGAGGCGCCAACGACCTGACGGGCCGCATGGCCAAGGACCGCGGCGTCGCCCTGGCCGGCGTGGGCGTCGGTTCGTACGCGCGCACCCTGGTCCGCGACATCAAGGGCCTGGGAGATCCCAACGGCGGGATGT
This DNA window, taken from Candidatus Tanganyikabacteria bacterium, encodes the following:
- a CDS encoding 4Fe-4S binding protein gives rise to the protein MPTLEKLFHPLIAEGPYFKLICGATFRDYTELTHLSTIYTLAGAKLVDVAATLEAVEAALAGVRRARRLGSAWLPQPPVPLVMVSVGNDDDPHVQVAVQDESKCTQVCPFCKHACPHEAIDEELHIIQNRCVGCTDCVAACPEDAIRMERVGFDVPLHELWDAGARALELHIGSGEGYERWEEPVRKWCDKGGLFSLSINAVQMAPRKAISVAKKIQKWIDSPIIVQADGKPISGEPGEASTTPAVEFAAKLIAGGVQHVQCAGGANDLTGRMAKDRGVALAGVGVGSYARTLVRDIKGLGDPNGGMSEALSRARRLVASVNPLFEEK